CGCCTAAAAATCTATTATTTCCGTAACGCAATGAAATAAAATCTGCTATTGATGAAATTTTATTCTGTTTAGAAATTCGTATTACTTTACGTAAAACTAAAATCCATAAAGGTGCAGCAATTACAGGCCCCAAATAAATAGGTAAGAAATCAATTCCAGAATTAGCTGCAATACCTATGCTTCCATAATATGTCCAAGCAGAGCAATAGACTGCTAGTGATAATGTATAAACATACGGGTTGTTTACCCATTTACTTTTCTTCTTTTTTTCTGCAAGAAAAGCAATATAAAATAACACTGCCAAATACACTACAATGATAATTATAAGTGTAAAATTATTCATAGTGTCGTTTTAATACTATTGCTGATATGATAATAGAAAGTAACCAAATAGAAAATATAAAAAAATAAAATGTAGGAATTCCAAATATTGCTCCTTCGAAATTAAAAATTAAGACAAAGGGAACATTGAATAGTAAAAACAGTACAATCGAAAGGACGATTAGTTTTTGTTCGTGACGTTTCTTCATTAAAATTATACTAGTTGTATATACGTTTATTTGGATGGTAAAAAGTAGTGAAAAAAATCAGCATTACAAAAATTGTAATGCTGATTACTCTTTAACTAACTAGTTTAAAAATAATGCTCTTATTCTTTTATTTTACTATTTCAGAATAGTAGCGCTTTTCTTTTAATGATCAGAAGCTTCTCCTGCTCCGGAAGGTATTCTAATGTTTTCTACAATTTCTTGAACACTTTCTGGTGGTGCAGGTGTCATTCTTGAGATAACTACAGATATTACAAAGTTTACAAACATGGCAACGGTACCAAATCCTTCGGGAGAAATCCCAAACCACCAGCTAGATTTTAAACCAGCTACAGCAGATTTACCTCCATCAAAAATTCCGAACTTGAACTTTAACATATAAAGTAACATTAAACTTAACCCTATAACCATACCAGCAATAGCACCTTCTTTATTCATACGTTTATCAAATATACCCAGTACAATGGCAGGAAAAAAGGAGGCAGCCGCGAGACCAAAGGCCAAGGCGACGACGGCGGCGACAAATCCTGGTGGATTTATACCGAAGTACCCAGCAATTACAACTGCTACAGCTGCTGCTAAACGTGCAGCAACAAGCTCCCCTTTTTCACTAATTTTTGGCATTAATATTTTCTTAAATAAATCATGAGAAATTGAAGATGCAATTACTAATAGCAATCCTGCTGCTGTAGATAATGCAGCTGCTAAACCACCAGCACCTACCAGCGCGATTACCCAATTAGGTAGTTTTGCTATTTCTGGATTTGCGAGCACCATAATGTCTCGATCTATTGTTAATTCATTCGTTACTTTATCAGCAACATATTGAACTACACCATCATTATTTTTATCTTCAAAACCTAATAATCCTGTCTTTTCCCAATTACCAAACCATTCTGGTAATTCTTCATATTTTTCATTACTTACCGTTTCTATAAGATTTACTCTTGCAAATACTGCTACCGCCGGAACCGTTGTATACATTATTGCAATAAAAAGTAAAGCCCAACCAGCAGATTTTCGTGCATCTTTAACTTTAGGTACCGTAAAAAAACGAACAATAACGTGAGGTAACCCAGCTGTACCTGCCATTAAAGCTAATGTTATCGCAAAGACGTCTATCATCGATTTGCTTCCTGTAGTATATTCACTAAACCCAAGTTCGGCATGTAAACTATCCAACTTATCTAATAAATAAACTCCATCTTCTCCTGCCCCTCCAAATCCTATTTGAGGTATAAGACTTCCTGTCATTTCAAACGAAATATAAATAGCAGGTACCATAAAAGCAAAAATAAGTACACAGTATTGTGCTACTTGTGTGTAGGTAATTCCTTTCATACCTCCCAATACAGCATAAAAAAGTACGATTGTCATACCAATATAAACACCTGTTTCAATATCTACTTCTAAATAACGAGAGAATACAATTCCTACCCCTCTCATTTGACCAGCTACATATGTAAATGATACAATTAGGGCAGCAATTACAGCAACAATACGTGCTACATTAGAATAGTACCTATCTCCAATAAAATCGGGCACTGTAAATTTTCCAAATTTCCTTAAATACGGTGCGAGTAACAATGCCAAAAGCACATATCCTCCTGTCCATCCCATTAAGTACACAGAGCCATCGTAGCCTCCAAAGGATACAATACCTGCTAGTGATATAAATGATGCTGCAGACATCCAATCGGCAGCAGTTGCCATACCGTTAACAATGGGGTGTACGCCACCACCTGCTACATAAAATTCTTTTGATGATCCTGCTCTGGCCCAAATTGCAATTCCAATATAAAGTGCAAAAGTGATTCCTACGAGTATCCAGGTCCAAGTTAATAGTCCCATAATATATTTGTTTAGTTTATTGTTAGTTTATTCGTCAACTCCATATTTTTTATCCAACTTATTCATCAATCTTATATAGACGAATATGAGCACAACAAATACATAAATAGACCCTTGTTGCGCAAACCAGAATCCTAATTTAAACCCTCCTATTTTAATAGTGTTTAACTGATCAACTAGCAATATTCCAAATCCGAAGGAAACCACAAACCAGATAGCTAATAAAATGGCTAAGTATTTTAAGTTTTCCTTCCAGTACGCTGTTGCGTTATTTTGTTTTTCAGACATAGTTTTATATTTTATAAATAAATCATCGCTTGAAGCGATATGATATTAGAATCTGCTACTCCAAATTTTTGTTTTTTATATTCTAATGTTAATTTTGAATTATGACCACTCATATAAGCATTTACACCAATACCTAGCGTACTTCTATTATCGCTTATAGCATCATAACTATGTGTTCCATAACTTAAATAAGGCTGATATCTAGTTTTACTTTTATCTCCTTTAAAAACATATCCTACGTGACCATATACCATACTTCCTGTTCCGTAAGCACTAAATAAATAATCTTTCCCGTAATTACTTGATTGAAACATCGCATATGCTGTTAAAGCACTACCATTTTCACCAATTGGTGTATCGTAAAATGCATCTACCGCAAAAATTGTAACATCTTCTCCTACGATGTTAGGAGCGACAATTGTTCCGTTGTCTATAACGGATCCTTTTGGATGCAGAAAGAAACCTGCTCCAATATTAAAAACTTTTTTCCCTCCTAAGTAGGTTCCTACTTTATATGGCAAAAAATTTGATTCTTGATCAAAGAATTGATAATCGAAATAACCTGCATAAGACCTACCAGCTTCTTTAGATCCTAAAGTAGCACGACCATTATAAACAGCATTTCCACCCGCTTCTGCAGCTCTATTATCTAAAGATGAGACTGAAGCATCATTTATTGCAACACGGTATTGAAGGCGTTTAAATTTTCCTTTCACAAAAATACCTAAGTGTCGTGCGAACTGATCAGACAATCCTATAGTAGCCCAAGCTTGACGGTGGTTATCTAAGGTCATCATATTTAGTGTACTCTGATTATTCAAACGAGAGATACCATTAAAATAATGCAAACCAGCTCCTACAGCATGATTATCTCCTAGATTATATTGTCCCCATACATCATGAAAAAACAATTGTGATCCATCTCCTTTTCCTGTTGGACTTAGCGAAGAACTTGTTAAACTGTTAAGTCCAAAATGCGTTAAAATTAAAAAGTCTTTATTAATCTGTGCAAACATTAAAATACGAGCACGTCGCAAATTAAAACTTAACGAGCTATTTTCATTTCCGTTTGCATCAAAAGTATCATCTGTATTATAGTTCGCTTGTACTTGTGCCCAGGAAATGACTCGAAGATATTTTGAGCCGTCCTCATTGAATTTGACTTTAAGACCTCCTGTATAATCAGGAGACCCTTGGGCATTAATAAACTGAAAGGACAAAAGAAATAGTCCCATCACTAAAAGGGTTTGATTTTTCATTAGTTTTTAAGAGTTTGGTTAATCAATATTAGTTTTGTGTGCACCACTAAACTCTTAAAAACAATCTGTTAATAAAAAACCAATATACTTATCTGTTAAATAAGTATACTTAATCTTTAAAACGCTCCCATTTAATAAGCATAAATTTATCTCCTAACTCAGTAACAATTACACCTGCGCCCTTAATATTTTCGGAATTTTTAAAATAATAACCAAGCTCAGCAGCATTTAAAATTTTATACGTTGGGTGATAATTAGCACTATTGGGACGTTTGATATTATATTTCTTTACCCAGTTCATAACGCTTACATGAGAAATTCCTAAAATACGTTCGATTTCACGGTAAGTTAAACCCTCTAAATACAATTGAAGTGATTTGTTTACATAATAGTCGTCAATCTTCTTACCTATCTTATTTACAGTAAAGAAATAATTGCATTTTTTACACTTATAACGCTGTCTATCATTAACAATTCCGCTTTTAATTTTATGATCAGAATTACAATTTGGACAAACATCTATTTTCATATATACTAAATTAGCATAAATATATCAATTTAGCAATGTTTTTTTTATTAAAAAACGAATAAAACAACATAATCATCATGAAAAATACGTTAAAAAACTAAATTTCATAAAAAACCAACCATTTCATTAAACATTTCAACATTACTAAAAAAACAAGTAGATATCACATAGGTACTTTAGACAATTCTAAATTTAAATAACACCCCACTACTGACATAAGGCTGTCACTTACCTTATTTACTTTTGCTTTAAATAATCCTACAAACAAAACACTATACAATGTATATATTTGATTTTAGGTATTGAAATAAACGAGATTTAGAAAAAAATATTTATGTCAGAATTATTTAAGAACATTTACAATGAAACATTCTTTAGTCGATTTACCACCTCTATTACAGCGGTTATTCCTGATTTTGATTCCAAATATTTTTTGAAAGAGGTTTACAATAATGAATGGGAAAGCAAAGAGCTAAAGCAACGAATGAGACATATTACGCATGTGCTCAAAAATAATTTAACAAACGATTTTAAAGATAATGTTGAAATCATACTAAAACTTATTCCTGCATTAGAAAAAAATGGTTTTAAACCAAATAACTTAGAATTCATATTCTTTCCTGATTTCATAGAGATTTATGGAATAGATGATTTTGATACTTCCGTTAATGCTTTTGAAGTTATTACTCAGTTTGTAAGTTGTGAATTTGCGGTTAGACCTTTTATTATTCACTACCCTAAAACAATGCTACAACAGATGCTTGATTGGTCTAACCACAAACAATCTATGGTTAGGCGACTTGCCACAGAAGGCTGTAGACCAAGACTTCCATGGGCAATGGCAATTCCGTTTTTAAAAGAAAATCCAGAACCGATAATTCCTATTCTTGAAAACTTAAAGAATGATGTTTCAGAAAATGTTAGAAGAAGTGTTGCAAATAACCTAAATGATATTTCAAAAGACAATCCTACAATAGTAATTTACCTTGTTAAAAAATGGAAAAACACAACAAAAGAATCAGTTTCTTTGACTAAACACGCCTGTAGAACTCTTTTAAAACAAGGTAATTTAGAAGTAATGGAATTATTTGGTTTTGGAGATATTGATAAAATAAAAATAACCGATTTTAAAATTACTACGCCAATAGTTTCCATTGGTGGTGCTTTAGAATTTTTATTCAATATTGAAAACATCAATAATACAGCATCAAAAATAAGATTAGAATATGGTCTTTATTATCAAAAGGCTAATAGCTCTCTTTCAAAAAAAGTATTTAAAATAAGCGAAAAAGAATATTCAGGAAATTCAACAACAATTGTTCGGCGAAAACAATCTTTTAAAGTAATTACTACTCGAAAATTTCACATTGGTAAGCATCAGTTATCTATTATTATAAATGGAGTAGAATTTGAGAAAATAGATTTTGAGTTGACTGCATAAAAAAGCTTCACATTTCTGTGAAGCTTTTTTTAGTAATTTAAACAGATACCAAACCCATAACCTTCGTTCGAGTTATGAATACCCTATAGTTCTACATCTATGAACTAAAATTAGTCTCAGCATACCAAGTTTTATTATTTGCTTCAAAATCAATTGGGTTAGAATCTTTTTCCCAATCTATCTTATCTAAACTAATCTTTTGTAATGTAGGATTATCATTTGTATAATAGTAATAATTAATTTTACCAAAACTATTATGCTCCCTTATTACACACCATTTTGTGTGATCATAACCATTTTTCATATCCCATTTATTCTTATTTTCATTCTTATTCCCACAATTATTCTTATTGGGAACAATAGTTCCTACAGGAACTTGTAATGTTTGTATAAGTTGCTGTATATGTGTTACAGCATCTTGCGAGTTAGTAGCTTCAAAATTTACTTCTGAAAATTTAGAGGCTCTAACAAATCGTGATTTAGGTGTAGCATCACCTGGTAAACCATTATGTTCAATTTTACCAGACATCCCACTCCCATTAGTATCTTGAGAACATTTAGATGAATCATTTTCACAATAAGTGTACTCTTTATTTTCAAAAGTTAAATCATCATACTTTTTTAAATTAATAAGTTGTTTGTCATAAAAAGGATAATTTGTAAGTACTCCGTTTGTAGGTTGATGAGTTATCATCTTACCACCTTTAAACTCTACTATAAGGCTTTTTCCTTTTGAATCTGAAAATACAAAATGCTGGGGTATAAACTTATTTAATGAAGTTGAAAAATTAATAACATTAACACCTTCCAGTTTATCAACGACATCATTTACGGTAGCACATGTTGCCAATATATAAGCGACCAAATGAATAGATAAAATATTCTTTTTAGTAATATTTGGCTTAGGGTAATCTGCACATGGCATCCATAGTGTTGCTCCAGATAATCCTTTCTCATTCATTCCGTCCATGCAGGTTGGAATTTCAAATTCCCATTTCTCTACCTTAAAATATGCGTGTGTACTAAGATAACCATAGGCATTTTCCCATTCTGTTATTTCAAATTCTTTCTTAAATTTTGTAAACTCTGTTTCATTATTAAACAAAATATCATAATATTTTTCACTTCTTGGTATTTTATGGAGTTTAGTGATAAAATCACCTCCAAAATCCATCGTTCTCGCAGATATTACTGCATCTCCATTTTTTGATTTTAATAATATGTTTGTGCACATCGGCTTTGTAAATTAATTATTTTTAAATCTATTTAAATTTAGAGCTATACATTTCTCAGTAAGTATATCATCTGAAAAATCAATTGATATCAAATTAGGATATATATTCTTAGTCATTTGTAAAACTCCTTTATCAATCTCTCTCCAGGCTTCTTCTGCATAAGATTGTATTGATTTTGCTTCTTTTGGATGTACTGAAGCTGCAAGAGCTTGTTGAAATTGCATTGTTAACGTCCAACTAAGTTTGAATAAACCGTTTTTGTAATATTTTTTCATTTGATCTAATTGATATTCAACCATATCATTTACATCAATAGTACTTTTTCGTTTATCCTTTTCATCTTCTTTATCTTTTCTTACCAAGCCTAATTTACTCACTGGATACATCCCATCACTTAGATCTGAAACAGGAACATTTAAGCCTGTTAAAAACAATAAAACCACCCCTTTCGTACCAGTAAATTGATTCAATTTTTTATCAGATAACCGATTAACTTTTTCTTTAGACCTATTATTTAATAATTTAAACTTATTCAACAAACGATTCCATTCAGAAGAATTGAATTCCCATTCTTCAGCTCTACTTGCATTATCAGTATTATAGGCATGCGAAACATTAATTATTATCATTTCTTTATGCTTTTCAGTAAAACAATTTACCTGACTAATAAAATCATCTATCAATAAACCTCTAGAACCTACAATAAATTTCTCACCTTCAATCTTACCCTGAGTATAATGCCCTGTGTAAAATTCACCTCCACCAATGATTGGTCGTAAATCAAAATAACGCACTCCTGCAGTTAATTGCTCTGTAAAACTATATTTTTGAGTTTGAGTATTACAATTATTTGAAAAGCTTGTAGATTGGGTAATTACACTCATTCCTGAATCATGTGAAGCAGGTAATGTAAGTTCTTTTATTTTTTTTCCTCCTAGGATTTCCAAATTATCGGTCATCCAATTTGAATAATTTTTCATATTTTATTTTTTAATTAAATTGATACATTTTTAGAGATAGGTAAAACCATTTTACCTACACCTAAAACTATTAAAGGTAAAAGACTAGATATATTAGACGATAAATTTGATACTGCTCCTTCTGCTATAAACGACACAGCGTTGCTTGCCAAAGAATTAAAAGGTCCAAGTCCTGAAATATTTACAGAGGTATGCCCAGAAGTTATTTTAGACGAATCAATATCAAAACGATCTATAGTAATCGTGTTATTTACAATTGTGCCTGAAACAGAAAGCTCTCCATTTACATTATAACCATGCATTTTTATTCGAGCATCTGGTCCTTCTTTGATAGTCATACATTTTTCCCCAAAAACTGGAACATCAACACATCCTTTCGCTTTTATTTCACATCCAGCATGAGCTTCTAAATCACCATTAGTGCCAAAGTTAAAAGTTGCTCTAGCTGAAAAAGTGTTTGCTTCAACAGGTATCTCTACTGAATTAACATTTATCTCCTTAAAAGTACTAGATGATAATCCTCTTAAACCATCTAAACTATATTTAAAATATGCAGTAGCATTTACAGAGAAACCTTCTATTCCAATACTGATAGACCCAATATTTTTAGGTCCATATTCAGAACTTCCTCCTGTAGGGTCAAAACCTTTATTAGTAATTGTCTTTTTAACAACCTCATTAATAGTTTCTAAATTGTTTTTTAAAATAATATTTAAAATTTCTTTGAAATTCATGAATTTTAATATTTAGTTAGTTTTCCTTACTCTATTCAACATAGGCTTTTCAGGTTCCGCCTTTATTTATTAGTTAATTATCTATTGATTGGTACACAAAGTGATACTAATCTTCTATTGTATTAAAGCATTTATAGCAAACACTCCGCTCCTGATTAAATCAGATAAACGGTGTCTGTAATTTTCACTTTGTATTTACATAAACCCTTTTACAAAAAGATTTTCTTTTTGGTGGTAAATATTGTTATATAAAATATCAGAATTATGTACTTTTGAGAATAATAACTTTTTTACTTATTATCCTTGATAGCTAACTATTGATCATCTATCAAGGATAAATATTTATTAATGTTCGTTGCTTTATAACTTCATGATATAAGCTAAAACAAAATATGGAGGACGGTTTTCGTGAGGCTTATCACCTCCCGTTTCAAAACTATGCAAATCAGAAAAAGGACTACAACCATCTTCATTTCCATTGACCATTGTATTTGGCGATCCATTGGATCCCTCAAAAGATCTTTTCCAATAACGAATACCTATAGATTCTAACCTAGAAGAATGGCTATGTTTAGGCATCTGCTCTTTAGTTAATGTCACCTCTTTTTCCCCTCCACTCTTTTCGATTAAATTATAATCAGAATCATTAGGGTTGTACCCTACAATAAATCTACCTCTTAAATCTGGAGTTCCATTTGTTTTATCACATAAACTCCATCCTTTTGGAGCTGTTGATCCATTCCACATTACTATTGTTCCTTTGGGAATTAGTTCATTTCCTTCCTCCTTAATTTTCTCCGATGTATCAATACAACCTAAAGATTTTATCTCTTTTTGAAAATTAACCTGATCATTTATATTTAATTTCCCTTCTTTTCCTGATAAACTTCCTTGAATTTCTACATCATCATCAAAAGAAGCTTTTTCAGTTACGTTCAAAGTTCCATTTACATCCAATTTTGCTGTAGGTGTTGTTGTACCAACACCAATATTGTTAGAACAATATAAAGATGCTTTTTGCACAGGTACTGTTATTTGCCCATCAGGAAAACCTACAAAGCCACTATAATTCAAAACGAACATTGCTGTACCACTTAAATAATCGGTTACAATTTCTGAAAATTCGATATCAATATAATCAGAAGGTTGCAAGATAATATCAGTTTGACTACTAGATAAAAT
This genomic stretch from Tenacibaculum sp. Bg11-29 harbors:
- a CDS encoding helix-turn-helix domain-containing protein — translated: MKIDVCPNCNSDHKIKSGIVNDRQRYKCKKCNYFFTVNKIGKKIDDYYVNKSLQLYLEGLTYREIERILGISHVSVMNWVKKYNIKRPNSANYHPTYKILNAAELGYYFKNSENIKGAGVIVTELGDKFMLIKWERFKD
- a CDS encoding sodium:solute symporter family protein; the protein is MGLLTWTWILVGITFALYIGIAIWARAGSSKEFYVAGGGVHPIVNGMATAADWMSAASFISLAGIVSFGGYDGSVYLMGWTGGYVLLALLLAPYLRKFGKFTVPDFIGDRYYSNVARIVAVIAALIVSFTYVAGQMRGVGIVFSRYLEVDIETGVYIGMTIVLFYAVLGGMKGITYTQVAQYCVLIFAFMVPAIYISFEMTGSLIPQIGFGGAGEDGVYLLDKLDSLHAELGFSEYTTGSKSMIDVFAITLALMAGTAGLPHVIVRFFTVPKVKDARKSAGWALLFIAIMYTTVPAVAVFARVNLIETVSNEKYEELPEWFGNWEKTGLLGFEDKNNDGVVQYVADKVTNELTIDRDIMVLANPEIAKLPNWVIALVGAGGLAAALSTAAGLLLVIASSISHDLFKKILMPKISEKGELVAARLAAAVAVVIAGYFGINPPGFVAAVVALAFGLAAASFFPAIVLGIFDKRMNKEGAIAGMVIGLSLMLLYMLKFKFGIFDGGKSAVAGLKSSWWFGISPEGFGTVAMFVNFVISVVISRMTPAPPESVQEIVENIRIPSGAGEASDH
- a CDS encoding DUF4212 domain-containing protein, which translates into the protein MSEKQNNATAYWKENLKYLAILLAIWFVVSFGFGILLVDQLNTIKIGGFKLGFWFAQQGSIYVFVVLIFVYIRLMNKLDKKYGVDE
- a CDS encoding DNA alkylation repair protein; translation: MSELFKNIYNETFFSRFTTSITAVIPDFDSKYFLKEVYNNEWESKELKQRMRHITHVLKNNLTNDFKDNVEIILKLIPALEKNGFKPNNLEFIFFPDFIEIYGIDDFDTSVNAFEVITQFVSCEFAVRPFIIHYPKTMLQQMLDWSNHKQSMVRRLATEGCRPRLPWAMAIPFLKENPEPIIPILENLKNDVSENVRRSVANNLNDISKDNPTIVIYLVKKWKNTTKESVSLTKHACRTLLKQGNLEVMELFGFGDIDKIKITDFKITTPIVSIGGALEFLFNIENINNTASKIRLEYGLYYQKANSSLSKKVFKISEKEYSGNSTTIVRRKQSFKVITTRKFHIGKHQLSIIINGVEFEKIDFELTA
- a CDS encoding linear amide C-N hydrolase; protein product: MCTNILLKSKNGDAVISARTMDFGGDFITKLHKIPRSEKYYDILFNNETEFTKFKKEFEITEWENAYGYLSTHAYFKVEKWEFEIPTCMDGMNEKGLSGATLWMPCADYPKPNITKKNILSIHLVAYILATCATVNDVVDKLEGVNVINFSTSLNKFIPQHFVFSDSKGKSLIVEFKGGKMITHQPTNGVLTNYPFYDKQLINLKKYDDLTFENKEYTYCENDSSKCSQDTNGSGMSGKIEHNGLPGDATPKSRFVRASKFSEVNFEATNSQDAVTHIQQLIQTLQVPVGTIVPNKNNCGNKNENKNKWDMKNGYDHTKWCVIREHNSFGKINYYYYTNDNPTLQKISLDKIDWEKDSNPIDFEANNKTWYAETNFSS